In Verrucomicrobiia bacterium, the genomic stretch ACGAGCGTGCCCTTGCGCAGGTGCGGGGCGATGGCCCGGCCGGTTTCGAGAATGTAGGTGATGTCCGGTTCGCGGTTCTTGTTCAGTGGTGTCGGCACGCAAATGATCACCGCGTCCACCTCCTGCACGCGCCGGAAATCCGTGGCGGCGGCGAAGCGGCCAGCCTGGATCTGCTCGGCGACGGACTCCGCCGTGATGTGCTTGATGTAGCTGCGCCCGGCGTTGAGCGCCTCGACTTTGGCCAGATCAACATCCAATCCCAATATGGTGACCCCCGAACGGGCAAACTGCAGCGACAGCGGCAGCCCGACATAACCCAACCCAACAATGGCAGCTTTCATAGTTTTTTTGGTCTCACGTTATAGCGTTTTGATGTCCGTCACGACCGACAAAATCAGTCTTTGCGCCCGCGCAAAATCTGTCATCACGCCCGCCGCGCCGGCATCCAGCCAGGCGACACACCACAACAACCGATTTCGCCGCCCGGGGAAACCCGGGCAAACCCAGCATTTCGACCACCGCCCCGCCCCGGGTTAAAAAGTGCCTCGTTTAGAATGACGCCAGCCTATGCGGGCTACTTGTTGACTGGCAATTTCTTTTGAATCATGCGGTCCGGGCGCGGCCGGCCCGTTCGCCGCCGGGTCAATCCTCGCTCCACCCCACAAGCAAAACGCCGGCAGAAGGCGGCCGGCGTTGCTCCGTGATTTCCGCCCAGGGCGACTTCGCACATCATGACGCAACCCCGCAACCAGCGTCGCCCGACGGAACGTCGTCCGCCAAGCCAGCCAAGCCCTGCCGGCTACGCCACGGACGCGAGCGCGGTTCGCCCGCGGCAAACCTTCACGTCGTCCCGCTCCGAAATGGGTGGCGCCGGTTTGAAATGGGCCACGAATTGGGAATGGAGCAGCTGCGTGGACAAAACCCCGACGAGCACCATGTCATCCGATTCACTCACGGGCCGGCCGGATTGAATTTTTTGCACCAGTTGCGCCACCATCTCCGGCTTGAACAAACCGGTCTCCGCGAGGCACCGCGCCGACAGCAGCTCCCGGACGTATTCCGGCGAACGGTCATTGAAGAAGCTGCGATGAATCGGCGCCCGGTAGGGCCGTTTGCGCCGTTGCCAGATTTCCGCGGGCAGCCAGCGCCGGCCGACTTGTTTCAGCAGATACTTCTCCTGCAGTCCGCGCAGCTTCAGGGCCGGCGGCAGCTGATTGCAAAACTCCACGACGCGAAAATCCAAAAACGGGAACCGCCCCTCGATGGAGTGCGCCATGCCCATGCGATCCCCCTGGGATGACAACAGATATTGCGACAGGAAAATTTTGATTTCCAAAAACTGTGCCCGCGCCAGCGGACTCCACCGGCTGAATTCGTCCGGTATCTGCCGGTCGAATGCGCCGGCGCCCGCGGCCGATGCTGCGTGCCGGACCGCGTCCGTCAGAAACCGGCAGTTGCGTCTGCCATTGCGCCAGCGCACGGCGTGCGAGTAATCGCGCGCCCCGACTTCGAGCAGATTTTCCCGGAAGAAGGCGGCCATCATGGCGGGATTGCTTTTGGCCAGTCCGGCGATGTCCGGATACAACCGTTGGAACAATTGCGGCCGGCGGCGGGAAGCTGGTTGCGCCGCCCAAAAACGCCGCACCTTGGCCTCCTTGAAAATGTCGTAACCGCCCAGGAATTCGTCGGCGCCCTCGCCCGTCAGCACCACCTTGTAGCCCGCCTCGCGCACCCGTTTGGACAACAGAAACATCGGCGCGGGCGAAGTCCGCATCACCGGCACCTCGGTGTGCCACACCACCTCCGGAAACACGTTGCCGATGTCGGCATGCGTCGCGCGCACCACTTGATGCTCGGTGCCCAGGAACCGGGCCATCTGCAATTGCCACGCACTCTCATCAAAGTGGGCGTCGTCGAACGCGATGGAGAATGTATCGAGCCGGTTGCTCGTATGATTGCGAATGAGCGAGGTGATCAGCGAGGAATCCAGTCCGCCGCTCAAGTAAGCCCCGACGGGAACGTCGGCGCGCAACCGCACTTTCACCGCTTCGATGAGCAACTGCGTCAGTTCCTCGGCATGGGCTTCGGTCGCCTTCGATGCCTGGTTTCGCGCCGCCTCGACGTCCGCAGGAAAGGCCGGTGCCCAGTAACGCTTGACGGAAACGTCCGTCCCATCGGCTTCCAGATAATGTCCGGGCGGGAGTTCCACCACGCCCTGAAAGATCGTGTCCGGCGACAGCGGCGACCAATACGTGAAGATTTGCTCCAGCACCGCCGGATTGAGGGCGGCCGGCACGATGCCCGTGGCCAGGAGGGCCTTGATTTCCGAGCCGAACAGCAACTGTCCGTTTTGCTGCGTGTAGAACAGCGGCCGCACGCCCAGCCGATCCCGGGCCAGAAACAACCGCCGGCGCCGCGCGTCCCAGACCGCGAAGGCGAACTGCCCGTTGAGGCGGTTGAGTCCGGAGGGACCATATTCTTCAAACAGGTGCAACAACACTTCCGTGTCCGACGACGTGGTGAAGCGATGGCCCCGCGCCTCCAGCTCGGGACGCAATTCGAGGTAGTTGAAAATTTCCCCGTTGAAAACAATCCAGAGCGAGCCGTCTTCGTTGGTGATGGGCTGCTGCCCGCCGCCCAAATCGATGATGCTCAGCCGCGCGTTGCCCAGCGCGACCCGCTCATCGAGGCAGATGCCGAACTGGTCGGGACCGCGGTGGCGGATTTGCGCCAGCATCCGGCGCAGGGTTGCTTCCGATGGCGGCGGCCCCCCGGCGCGTTGAACAATTCCAGCGATGCCACACATGCAACTTTAATGTTTCCTTTAAGACGGGCTTTTCTCAATGTCTGCCCGGCGCACGTTTTGCTAAAAGGCAGGGTGCGTTGCGACCATGCCAAAACGCTCAACAGCCGGGCGCTTGCCGGAATGGCTGGCCTACAACGGCCGTCAGCTCCGCTATTATCTGAGCCGGGCCTTGTGGGAGAGCAAGGCCTTCATCCCGGGCCTGCGCGCCCAACGCCGCCGCGAGGCCATGATCGGACCGTTCGGTCATTGGCGTGAGCTGCGGGCCTACCAAATCCAGGCCCTCAAACAGCACGGGCTCCAGCCGCAGCATCGCATTCTGGACATCGGTTGCGGCCCGCTGCAAGGCGGCATCCCCATGATTCAATACCTGGAGCCTTCGAGCTACGTTGGCGTGGACATCAATCCGTTCAAACTCGCGGAAGGGTATCGCGAAGTGGCGCGGCATGGCCTGGCCCCCAAAAATCCGCGGTTGTTTCATTCGGAAAAATTTGGCGCCGAGCATTTGGACGGCCAGCGTTTCGATTTCATCTGGGCCTCGCAAATCCTCTACTACTTCGACGACGCGACCCTCCGCAACCTGCTGGCGTTCGTGGCGCAAAAACTCGCGCCCAACGGCAAATTCCTCTGCGACATTCTCGGCAAATGCGACCGCAAGCTCCGTTCGCGCAGCCATCTGCAATGGTGCCGCTCGGTGAAGCGGCACTCGGTGAAAAAATTCAACCAGCTCGGGGCGCCGTTCGGATTGCAGGCGCGCGCCACCGGCCGGATCGATGCGTTCGGTTACCCGCGGAAATTGCGGCTGTGCTCGAACGTGATGATTGAGGTCACTCACCGCCAACCGCCGGGCTGAGCTGCGGCTGGCAACCGCAGCCCGGCGCCCCGGCCGGTTCCCATCAACGGTCATCAGCCAGCGGCCGGATCAACACTGGTGGCTCGTGCAAATAACCAGCGACCTTGCGCTTGCCTTCAATGTCGCGGAACAGCCGGCTCACCTGTTCGGTTTTGAGCTGCAACGCCCGGCCGACTTCCGCCTCGCCGTAGCCGTGATTGTAAGCGAAGAGCACGAGGTCCATCTGATCATACGGCAGTGAAAAATAAAATTCCTCCTGGCTCTGCGGCAGAGAATATGTGTCCGTCGTCGGCGGGCGGGAACAGATTTCTTCCGGCAGGCCCAGGAAGCGGGCCAGCTCATACACCTGCGTCTTGTAAAGGTGCGCGATGGGCTTGATGTCCGCCGCGCCGTCGCCCTGCTTGACGAAGAACCCTTGATCGTATTCGAGCCGGTTGGGCGTGCCGGCCACCGCAAAGTTCAGCCGGTCCGCGTGGTAATATTCGAGCATCTTGCGCGTGCGCTGCTTGAAATTGGTCGCCGCCACCAGCGCCAGGTAGGCCGTCAGGTCCAGCCGCGACGTCGTGGTGGAACCGTCCGGGTATTGCACCACGACGCTGAAAATCCGGTAGCGCTCCTCGGCCACCACGCTGGGCAGGACGATCTTGGATTTGCAGCCCGGACCGTAATCCGGCACCACCTGCCGGATGGCTTCGATTTGGCGGCGATAACAACCGGCCGCTTCGAGCAGGGCGGTGATGTCTTCGTGCACGACCTCGATGCCCAGGTGCTTCGCCACCAATCGGCTGAGCGGCAGTGTGTCCTCGGACGAATCCCGCTCCGGCATCAGCAGCCCCACCACCTGGGAGGCGCCCAACGCGCGGACCGCCAAAGCGGCCACCACGCTGCTGTCCACACCACCCGACAGGCCCACCACCACGCCGCGTCGGCGGAAACGGCGGAGGACGGTGTTCCGCAGGCCCTCGCAAATGGCGGCCAGCTCGCGCTCGCAATCCAGCCGCAGCAAGGCGGGAGACAAGGGCGTTTTCC encodes the following:
- the nadE gene encoding NAD(+) synthase yields the protein MNSTSDPATTRKTPLSPALLRLDCERELAAICEGLRNTVLRRFRRRGVVVGLSGGVDSSVVAALAVRALGASQVVGLLMPERDSSEDTLPLSRLVAKHLGIEVVHEDITALLEAAGCYRRQIEAIRQVVPDYGPGCKSKIVLPSVVAEERYRIFSVVVQYPDGSTTTSRLDLTAYLALVAATNFKQRTRKMLEYYHADRLNFAVAGTPNRLEYDQGFFVKQGDGAADIKPIAHLYKTQVYELARFLGLPEEICSRPPTTDTYSLPQSQEEFYFSLPYDQMDLVLFAYNHGYGEAEVGRALQLKTEQVSRLFRDIEGKRKVAGYLHEPPVLIRPLADDR
- the asnB gene encoding asparagine synthase (glutamine-hydrolyzing), with translation MCGIAGIVQRAGGPPPSEATLRRMLAQIRHRGPDQFGICLDERVALGNARLSIIDLGGGQQPITNEDGSLWIVFNGEIFNYLELRPELEARGHRFTTSSDTEVLLHLFEEYGPSGLNRLNGQFAFAVWDARRRRLFLARDRLGVRPLFYTQQNGQLLFGSEIKALLATGIVPAALNPAVLEQIFTYWSPLSPDTIFQGVVELPPGHYLEADGTDVSVKRYWAPAFPADVEAARNQASKATEAHAEELTQLLIEAVKVRLRADVPVGAYLSGGLDSSLITSLIRNHTSNRLDTFSIAFDDAHFDESAWQLQMARFLGTEHQVVRATHADIGNVFPEVVWHTEVPVMRTSPAPMFLLSKRVREAGYKVVLTGEGADEFLGGYDIFKEAKVRRFWAAQPASRRRPQLFQRLYPDIAGLAKSNPAMMAAFFRENLLEVGARDYSHAVRWRNGRRNCRFLTDAVRHAASAAGAGAFDRQIPDEFSRWSPLARAQFLEIKIFLSQYLLSSQGDRMGMAHSIEGRFPFLDFRVVEFCNQLPPALKLRGLQEKYLLKQVGRRWLPAEIWQRRKRPYRAPIHRSFFNDRSPEYVRELLSARCLAETGLFKPEMVAQLVQKIQSGRPVSESDDMVLVGVLSTQLLHSQFVAHFKPAPPISERDDVKVCRGRTALASVA
- a CDS encoding class I SAM-dependent methyltransferase → MPKRSTAGRLPEWLAYNGRQLRYYLSRALWESKAFIPGLRAQRRREAMIGPFGHWRELRAYQIQALKQHGLQPQHRILDIGCGPLQGGIPMIQYLEPSSYVGVDINPFKLAEGYREVARHGLAPKNPRLFHSEKFGAEHLDGQRFDFIWASQILYYFDDATLRNLLAFVAQKLAPNGKFLCDILGKCDRKLRSRSHLQWCRSVKRHSVKKFNQLGAPFGLQARATGRIDAFGYPRKLRLCSNVMIEVTHRQPPG